Proteins from a single region of Pseudomonas quebecensis:
- a CDS encoding DUF2780 domain-containing protein, which yields MKISRGFALSCLMTLAAGPAFAAGFSLGDAANAISGMQGGNNKAAAAAPSSETADLLSALTSQLNVTPEQAIGGTGAMLGLARNQLSGKDYSQLGQSVPGLDQLSGNNALGSLGALSGMLGQTGGSKTSGLDGLLGSVKNTNDLNTAFSALGMDSGMVGQFAPVILQFLGSQGANSSVLGKLAQAWGTGS from the coding sequence ATGAAGATTTCACGCGGTTTCGCCCTTTCCTGCCTGATGACGCTGGCTGCCGGGCCCGCATTCGCCGCAGGCTTCAGCCTGGGCGACGCGGCCAATGCGATTTCCGGTATGCAGGGTGGCAACAACAAAGCCGCCGCTGCCGCACCGTCGTCCGAGACGGCCGACCTGCTGAGCGCGTTGACCTCGCAACTGAACGTCACGCCGGAGCAAGCCATCGGCGGCACCGGCGCCATGCTTGGCCTGGCGCGCAACCAGTTGAGCGGCAAAGACTACTCACAGTTGGGCCAGAGCGTGCCCGGGCTTGACCAGTTGTCGGGCAACAATGCTCTGGGCAGCCTCGGAGCCTTGAGCGGGATGCTCGGCCAGACCGGCGGCAGCAAGACCAGCGGCCTCGACGGCCTCTTGGGTAGCGTGAAGAACACCAACGACCTCAACACCGCGTTCAGCGCCCTGGGCATGGACAGCGGCATGGTCGGCCAGTTTGCCCCGGTGATCCTGCAGTTCCTGGGCAGCCAGGGCGCCAACAGCTCGGTGCTGGGCAAACTGGCTCAGGCCTGGGGTACCGGCAGCTGA
- a CDS encoding anti-sigma factor domain-containing protein, whose product MTAIQPPVIEHKPAFWSRPRLFVGACVVVVAGIGGAIYTHDSVKSAATLVTTTQQPAAQIMAHKDYLEVQPIAAAAAEPDKSLELWAIPKDGTPISLGLLPEDGKGIIGLNPRQQASISKPVELMVSSETKGGSVSKQPTGPTVYQGALANR is encoded by the coding sequence ATGACTGCGATCCAACCCCCAGTGATTGAGCACAAGCCTGCATTCTGGAGCCGCCCTCGCCTGTTCGTCGGCGCCTGTGTCGTGGTGGTTGCCGGCATCGGCGGCGCGATCTACACCCACGACAGCGTCAAATCCGCCGCCACCCTGGTGACCACCACCCAGCAGCCGGCCGCGCAGATCATGGCGCACAAGGATTACCTTGAAGTGCAACCCATCGCCGCCGCCGCGGCGGAGCCGGATAAGAGCCTGGAACTGTGGGCGATCCCCAAAGACGGCACCCCGATCTCCCTGGGCCTGTTGCCGGAGGACGGCAAAGGCATCATTGGCCTGAACCCACGTCAGCAAGCGTCCATCAGCAAACCGGTGGAGTTGATGGTGAGTTCGGAGACCAAAGGCGGTTCGGTGAGCAAGCAACCCACCGGCCCCACCGTCTATCAGGGCGCCCTGGCCAACCGCTGA
- a CDS encoding glutathione S-transferase N-terminal domain-containing protein yields MSTPNMTLFHNPASPFVRKVRVLLLETGQQDRVALHACMPTPVNPDAQLVDGNPVGKIPALRLADGSVLHDSRVILDYFDHQHVGNPLIPRDGSARWRRLTLASMADGILDAAVLVRYETALRPVEKHWDQWLDEQRNKIRRTLAELEQNAIAELASHFDIAAISVACALGYLDFRHPDMQWRVDNPQLAAWYADVSQRPSMLETQPPA; encoded by the coding sequence ATGTCCACGCCCAACATGACCTTGTTCCACAACCCTGCATCGCCGTTCGTACGCAAAGTCCGCGTGCTGCTGCTCGAAACCGGCCAGCAGGACCGCGTGGCCCTGCACGCCTGCATGCCGACGCCGGTCAACCCCGATGCGCAGTTGGTCGACGGCAATCCCGTGGGCAAGATCCCGGCCCTGCGCCTGGCCGATGGCAGCGTGCTGCACGACAGCCGGGTGATCCTCGATTACTTCGACCACCAGCACGTCGGCAACCCGCTGATCCCCCGCGACGGCTCGGCGCGCTGGCGTCGCCTGACCCTGGCCTCGATGGCCGACGGCATCCTGGATGCCGCCGTGCTGGTGCGCTATGAAACCGCCCTGCGCCCGGTGGAGAAACACTGGGATCAGTGGCTCGACGAACAGCGCAACAAAATCCGCCGCACCCTCGCCGAGCTGGAACAGAATGCCATCGCCGAATTGGCCAGCCATTTCGACATCGCCGCGATCAGCGTGGCCTGTGCCTTGGGCTATCTGGATTTTCGCCATCCGGATATGCAATGGCGCGTGGACAACCCGCAGCTTGCCGCCTGGTACGCCGACGTCAGCCAGCGGCCTTCGATGCTGGAAACCCAGCCGCCGGCCTGA
- the purU gene encoding formyltetrahydrofolate deformylase has product MSRAPDTWILTADCPSVLGTVDAVTRYLFEQGCYVTEHHSFDDRLSGRFFIRVEFRQPGDFDEQAFRDGLATRGKAFGMIFELTAPNYRPKVVIMVSKADHCLNDLLYRQRIGQLSMDVVAVVSNHPDLKPLADWHQIPYYHFPLDPNDKPSQERQVWQVVEDTGAELVILARYMQVLSPELCRKLDGKAINIHHSLLPGFKGAKPYHQAYNKGVKLVGATAHYINNDLDEGPIIAQGVEVVDHSHYPEDLIAKGRDIEGLTLARAVGYHIEKRVFLNANRTVVL; this is encoded by the coding sequence ATGAGCCGCGCACCCGATACATGGATTTTGACCGCCGACTGCCCCAGCGTGCTCGGCACGGTGGACGCGGTCACCCGCTACCTGTTCGAGCAGGGCTGCTACGTCACCGAGCACCATTCGTTCGATGACCGCCTCTCGGGCCGGTTTTTCATTCGCGTTGAATTCCGTCAGCCCGGCGATTTCGACGAGCAGGCTTTCCGCGATGGCCTGGCCACGCGCGGTAAAGCCTTTGGCATGATCTTCGAGCTGACGGCACCGAACTACCGGCCAAAAGTGGTGATCATGGTCTCCAAGGCCGATCACTGCCTCAACGACCTGCTGTACCGCCAGCGCATCGGCCAACTGTCGATGGACGTGGTGGCGGTGGTGTCCAACCACCCCGATCTCAAGCCATTGGCCGACTGGCATCAGATTCCCTACTACCATTTCCCCCTCGACCCCAACGACAAACCGTCCCAGGAGCGTCAGGTGTGGCAAGTGGTGGAAGACACCGGCGCTGAACTGGTGATTCTTGCGCGTTATATGCAAGTGCTGTCGCCGGAGCTGTGCCGCAAGCTCGATGGCAAGGCCATCAACATTCACCACTCGTTGTTGCCGGGGTTCAAGGGTGCCAAGCCGTATCACCAGGCGTACAACAAGGGCGTCAAACTGGTGGGCGCCACGGCGCATTACATCAACAACGACCTGGACGAAGGCCCGATCATCGCCCAGGGCGTGGAGGTGGTGGATCACAGCCACTATCCCGAGGACTTGATTGCCAAGGGGCGCGATATTGAAGGGCTGACGCTGGCCCGGGCCGTTGGGTATCACATCGAAAAACGTGTGTTCTTGAACGCTAACAGGACGGTCGTTCTTTAG
- the creC gene encoding two-component system sensor histidine kinase CreC — MRLGLRIFLVYALFIGLTGYFVLSTVMKEIRPGVRQSTEETLVDTANLLAEILRDDVKNGTLGQSHWPELLKAYGNRQPGATIWGLPKNQVNHRIYVTDANGTVLLDSSGVAVGQDYSKWNDVYLTLRGEYGARSTRSNPEDATSSVMHVGAPIRDNGQIIGVVTVAKPNSSLQPYVDRTERRLLWYGAGLVTLGLLLGALLSWWLSVALRRLTAYAEAVSEGRRAELPHYRGGELKQLSTAVEHMRTQLEGKAYVEHYVHTLTHELKSPLAAIRGAAELLQGDMSREQQQRFVGNIDSESARLQQLIERLLNLAQVEQRQGLEEQLSIPLAALVDDVLNAQCARIEGAGLHVEQAIAADVKVFGEPFLLRQALGNLLDNALDFTPPGGTLRFSASSRHNDVQVSLFNQAAPIPDYALPRLSERFYSLPRPVSGRKSTGLGLNFVEEVMKLHGGALQIGNTSGGVQVVLHLHTVSTMPT, encoded by the coding sequence ATGCGCCTGGGGCTGCGGATTTTCCTGGTGTACGCGCTGTTTATCGGCCTGACCGGCTATTTCGTGCTCAGCACCGTAATGAAGGAAATCCGCCCCGGCGTGCGCCAGTCCACCGAAGAAACCCTGGTGGACACTGCCAACCTGTTGGCCGAGATCCTGCGCGATGATGTGAAAAATGGCACCCTCGGCCAAAGCCACTGGCCCGAATTGCTCAAGGCCTACGGCAACCGCCAGCCGGGCGCGACCATTTGGGGGTTGCCGAAAAACCAGGTCAACCACCGTATCTACGTGACCGACGCCAACGGCACCGTGCTGCTCGATTCCAGCGGCGTGGCGGTGGGCCAGGACTATTCGAAATGGAACGACGTTTACCTGACCCTGCGTGGCGAATACGGCGCGCGCTCCACCCGCAGCAACCCGGAGGACGCCACCTCGTCGGTGATGCACGTGGGCGCGCCGATCCGCGATAACGGCCAGATCATCGGCGTGGTCACCGTGGCCAAGCCGAACAGCTCGTTGCAGCCTTACGTCGACCGTACCGAGCGGCGCCTGCTGTGGTACGGCGCCGGCCTGGTGACCCTTGGTTTGCTGTTGGGCGCCTTGTTGTCGTGGTGGTTAAGCGTTGCGTTAAGACGACTGACCGCCTATGCCGAAGCGGTCAGCGAGGGCCGGCGTGCCGAGTTGCCGCATTACCGCGGCGGCGAGTTGAAGCAGTTATCCACCGCGGTGGAGCACATGCGCACGCAGTTGGAGGGCAAGGCCTACGTCGAACATTATGTGCACACCCTGACCCACGAGCTGAAAAGCCCGCTGGCGGCCATTCGCGGCGCGGCGGAGCTGTTGCAGGGCGATATGAGCCGTGAGCAGCAGCAGCGCTTCGTCGGCAATATCGACAGCGAAAGCGCGCGCTTGCAGCAGTTGATCGAACGCCTGCTCAACCTGGCGCAGGTGGAGCAGCGCCAGGGGTTGGAAGAACAGTTGAGTATCCCGCTGGCGGCCCTGGTAGACGATGTGCTCAATGCCCAATGTGCGCGCATCGAAGGCGCCGGGTTACACGTCGAACAAGCGATTGCGGCGGATGTGAAAGTGTTTGGCGAACCCTTCCTGTTGCGTCAGGCGTTGGGCAATCTGCTGGACAACGCCCTGGATTTCACCCCGCCGGGTGGCACGTTGCGCTTCAGTGCGAGCAGCCGGCACAACGATGTGCAGGTGAGCCTGTTCAACCAGGCCGCGCCGATTCCCGACTATGCCTTGCCCCGCTTGAGTGAGCGGTTCTATTCATTGCCGCGTCCGGTCAGTGGGCGCAAGAGCACGGGCCTGGGTTTGAACTTCGTCGAGGAGGTGATGAAGCTGCACGGTGGCGCCCTGCAGATCGGCAACACGTCGGGCGGCGTGCAGGTGGTGCTGCATCTCCACACAGTCTCCACAATGCCCACATAA
- the creD gene encoding cell envelope integrity protein CreD, with translation MNRSLLFKLGAIALLILLLLIPLLMINGIISDRQQLRDGVVMDIARSSSYAQRLTGPVMVVPYRKTVREWKLNEKLNKRYEETREERGRLYFLPDRFELDGKVQTELRARGIYQARLFHADTRISGRFELPAQLGITEHFEDYRFEPAFLAVGISDIRGIENALKLELGSQRLEFEPGSQVDWLGEGVHVALPEQDSKKPAMVDFAFDLRLQGTEQLQVVPVGKTSQVSLASNWPHPSFIGNFLPAQRDITDKGFTASWQTSFFSTNLEQALQACLDRQGCEDFNNRSFGVNFIDPVDQYLKSDRAIKYALLFIALTFAGFFLFEVLKSLAVHPIQYALVGVALAFFYLLLLSLSEHLGFALAYLISASACVMLIGFYVCHVLRSVAHGLGFSAGLAALYGLLYGLLSAEDYALLMGSLLLFGLLGTVMVLTRNLDWYGVGKRKATEPLQFDLEAVQ, from the coding sequence ATGAACCGCAGCCTGCTTTTCAAACTTGGCGCCATTGCGCTACTGATCCTGCTGTTGCTGATTCCGTTGTTGATGATCAACGGCATCATCAGTGACCGCCAGCAACTGCGCGACGGTGTCGTGATGGACATCGCCCGCAGCTCCAGCTACGCCCAGCGCCTGACCGGGCCGGTGATGGTGGTGCCGTATCGCAAGACCGTGCGTGAGTGGAAGCTCAACGAGAAGCTCAACAAGCGCTACGAGGAAACCCGTGAAGAGCGCGGCCGCTTGTATTTCCTGCCGGACCGTTTTGAACTCGATGGCAAGGTGCAGACCGAGTTGCGCGCGCGGGGTATTTACCAGGCGCGGCTGTTCCATGCCGACACCCGTATCAGCGGGCGTTTTGAGCTGCCTGCGCAGTTGGGCATCACCGAACACTTTGAGGATTACCGTTTTGAGCCGGCTTTTCTGGCGGTGGGTATCAGCGATATTCGCGGCATCGAAAATGCGCTGAAGCTGGAGCTGGGCAGCCAGCGCCTGGAATTCGAACCAGGCTCACAAGTGGACTGGCTGGGGGAGGGCGTGCATGTGGCGCTACCGGAACAGGACAGCAAAAAGCCGGCGATGGTGGACTTCGCCTTCGACCTGCGCCTGCAAGGCACCGAACAACTGCAAGTGGTGCCGGTGGGCAAGACCAGTCAGGTTTCCCTCGCGTCCAACTGGCCGCACCCCAGCTTTATCGGCAACTTCCTGCCGGCCCAGCGTGACATCACCGACAAAGGCTTCACCGCCAGCTGGCAAACCTCGTTCTTCTCCACCAACCTCGAACAGGCCCTGCAAGCCTGCCTGGATCGCCAGGGCTGTGAGGACTTCAACAACCGCAGCTTCGGCGTGAACTTCATCGATCCGGTGGACCAGTACCTCAAGAGCGACCGTGCGATCAAATATGCGCTGCTGTTCATCGCCCTGACCTTTGCCGGCTTCTTCCTGTTCGAAGTGCTCAAGAGCCTGGCGGTGCACCCGATTCAATATGCCTTGGTGGGCGTGGCGCTGGCGTTCTTTTATCTGCTGCTGTTGTCGCTGTCCGAGCACCTGGGGTTTGCCCTGGCGTACCTGATTTCCGCAAGCGCATGCGTGATGTTGATCGGTTTCTATGTGTGCCATGTGCTGCGAAGCGTCGCCCATGGCCTGGGGTTCTCAGCGGGGCTCGCGGCGTTGTATGGCTTGTTGTATGGGCTGCTGAGTGCGGAGGATTACGCACTGCTGATGGGCTCGCTGCTGCTGTTCGGCCTGCTCGGGACGGTGATGGTGCTGACGCGCAACCTGGACTGGTACGGCGTGGGCAAGCGCAAGGCGACCGAGCCGCTGCAGTTTGATCTGGAGGCGGTGCAATGA
- the fdhA gene encoding formaldehyde dehydrogenase, glutathione-independent yields MSGNRGVVYLGNGKVEVQKIDYPKMQDPRGRKIEHGVILRVVSTNICGSDQHMVRGRTTAQTGLVLGHEITGEVIEKGSDVENLKIGDLVSVPFNVACGRCRSCKEQHTGVCLTVNPARAGGAYGYVDMGDWTGGQAEYVLVPYADFNLLKLPDRDKAMEKIRDLTCLSDILPTGYHGAVTAGVGPGSTVYIAGAGPVGLAAAASARLLGAAVVIIGDVNSIRLAHAKAQGFEIVDLSTDTPLHEQIAALLGEPEVDCAVDCVGFEARGHGHDGVKAEAPATVLNSLMGVVRVAGKIGIPGLYVTEDPGAVDAAAKMGSLSIRFGLGWAKSHSFHTGQTPVMKYNRQLMQAIMWDRINIAEIVGVQVISLDDAPRGYGEFDAGVPKKFVIDPHKLFSAA; encoded by the coding sequence ATGTCTGGTAATCGTGGTGTCGTGTATCTCGGCAACGGCAAGGTCGAAGTACAGAAAATCGACTATCCCAAAATGCAGGACCCCCGTGGCAGGAAGATTGAGCACGGCGTCATCCTGCGCGTGGTCTCCACCAACATCTGCGGCTCCGACCAACACATGGTGCGCGGCCGTACCACTGCCCAGACCGGTCTGGTGCTCGGTCACGAAATCACCGGTGAAGTGATCGAGAAGGGCAGCGACGTCGAAAACCTGAAGATCGGCGACCTGGTTTCCGTACCTTTCAACGTAGCGTGCGGCCGCTGCCGTTCGTGCAAAGAGCAACACACCGGGGTGTGCCTCACCGTTAACCCGGCCCGTGCCGGTGGCGCCTACGGCTATGTCGACATGGGCGACTGGACCGGCGGCCAGGCCGAATACGTGCTGGTGCCGTATGCCGACTTCAACCTGCTCAAACTGCCGGATCGCGACAAGGCCATGGAGAAAATCCGTGACCTGACCTGCCTCTCCGACATTCTGCCGACGGGCTACCACGGCGCCGTCACGGCTGGTGTTGGCCCTGGCAGCACCGTCTATATCGCCGGTGCCGGCCCGGTCGGCCTGGCCGCTGCTGCCTCTGCGCGGCTGTTGGGCGCGGCGGTGGTGATCATCGGCGATGTGAACTCCATCCGCCTGGCCCACGCCAAGGCCCAGGGTTTTGAAATCGTCGACCTGTCCACCGATACGCCGTTGCATGAACAGATCGCCGCGCTGCTCGGCGAGCCGGAAGTGGACTGCGCCGTCGACTGCGTGGGTTTTGAAGCACGCGGCCACGGCCATGACGGCGTCAAGGCCGAAGCCCCGGCCACGGTGCTCAACTCACTGATGGGCGTGGTGCGCGTGGCCGGCAAAATCGGTATCCCTGGCCTGTACGTCACCGAAGATCCAGGTGCCGTGGATGCCGCCGCGAAAATGGGCAGCCTGAGCATTCGTTTCGGCCTGGGCTGGGCCAAGTCTCACAGCTTCCACACCGGCCAGACCCCGGTGATGAAGTACAACCGCCAACTGATGCAGGCGATCATGTGGGACCGCATCAACATCGCCGAAATCGTCGGCGTGCAGGTGATCAGCCTGGACGACGCGCCACGTGGGTACGGCGAGTTCGATGCGGGCGTGCCGAAGAAGTTTGTGATTGATCCGCACAAGTTGTTCAGCGCGGCGTAA
- a CDS encoding acyltransferase, which produces MRRLLTGCLVTLLLLLNTLVLIGPLMVFALLKLVAPGRYRDYMSWAVMWIAETWAEIDKLIFALCIPTQWDIRGGEDLRSDTSYLVIGNHQSWVDIPALVQALNRRTPFFKFFLKKELIWVPFLGLAWWALDYPFMKRYTKAFLARHPELAGQDLKITKQACELFKRQPVTVVNYLEGTRFSQAKHAQQASPFKRLLKPKAGGVAFVLAAMGEQLDAVLDVTVVYPSQHTPGFWDLISGAVPKVIIDIQTRELDPALWQGDYENDPAFRQTVQSWVNQLWEEKDARIEHLRAQG; this is translated from the coding sequence ATGCGCCGCCTGCTCACCGGCTGTCTGGTTACATTGCTGCTGTTACTCAATACGTTGGTCCTGATCGGGCCGCTGATGGTGTTTGCCCTGCTCAAGCTGGTGGCGCCCGGTCGTTATCGGGACTACATGTCCTGGGCGGTGATGTGGATCGCCGAGACCTGGGCCGAGATCGACAAGCTGATCTTCGCCCTGTGCATTCCAACGCAGTGGGACATTCGTGGCGGGGAGGATTTGCGCAGCGACACGTCGTACCTGGTCATCGGCAACCACCAGTCCTGGGTGGACATCCCGGCGCTGGTCCAGGCCCTCAACCGGCGTACGCCGTTCTTCAAGTTCTTCCTGAAAAAAGAGCTGATCTGGGTGCCCTTCCTGGGGCTGGCCTGGTGGGCGCTGGATTACCCGTTCATGAAGCGCTACACCAAGGCGTTCCTGGCCAGGCACCCGGAGCTGGCGGGCCAGGACTTGAAGATCACCAAACAGGCCTGTGAGCTGTTCAAGCGCCAGCCGGTAACGGTGGTCAATTACCTGGAAGGCACGCGCTTCAGCCAGGCCAAGCACGCGCAGCAGGCGTCACCGTTCAAGCGGTTGCTCAAGCCCAAGGCGGGCGGTGTGGCGTTTGTGCTGGCGGCGATGGGTGAACAGCTGGATGCGGTTCTCGACGTCACCGTGGTCTACCCGTCGCAGCACACTCCGGGGTTCTGGGACTTGATCAGCGGCGCGGTGCCGAAGGTGATCATCGATATCCAGACCCGCGAGCTGGACCCGGCGTTGTGGCAGGGAGATTACGAGAACGATCCGGCGTTTCGCCAGACCGTACAGAGCTGGGTCAACCAGCTCTGGGAAGAGAAAGACGCGCGCATCGAACACCTGCGCGCGCAGGGGTAA
- a CDS encoding ATP-dependent zinc protease family protein codes for MKLLLASLALVALPVMAAEPTLYGRYEYIQLPEIGETFKAKMDTGALTASLSARDIQTFTRDGDDWVRFRLGGTGASDKVYEHKVSRISKIKSRADEDDDKDEATVAKRPVIDLEMCLGNVKRTVEVNLTDRSSFNYPLLIGAKALREFGAAVNPARRYTADKPDC; via the coding sequence GTGAAACTGCTCCTTGCCTCCCTCGCCCTGGTTGCCCTGCCGGTCATGGCCGCCGAACCGACCCTTTACGGTCGCTACGAATACATCCAGTTGCCGGAGATCGGCGAAACCTTCAAGGCCAAGATGGACACCGGCGCGCTGACCGCCTCGCTGTCGGCCCGTGACATCCAGACCTTTACCCGCGATGGCGACGACTGGGTGCGCTTCCGCCTCGGCGGCACGGGCGCATCCGACAAGGTCTACGAACACAAAGTCTCGCGCATCAGCAAGATCAAGAGCCGTGCCGACGAAGATGACGACAAGGACGAAGCCACCGTGGCCAAACGCCCGGTCATCGACCTGGAAATGTGCCTGGGCAACGTCAAGCGCACCGTCGAGGTCAACCTCACCGACCGCAGCAGTTTCAATTACCCGCTGCTGATCGGTGCCAAGGCCCTGCGTGAATTCGGCGCTGCGGTAAATCCGGCCCGTCGGTACACTGCTGACAAACCGGACTGCTGA
- a CDS encoding PepSY-associated TM helix domain-containing protein — protein MKSTTIRRWSFVHTWTSLICTVFLLLLALTGLPLVFHHEIDHLLGNEPQLQQMPADTPRLNLEQLANKALAHRPAEALQYLAWDEDDPNGVIAIMAATAGTEPNASHTFMLDARTGEALEMPSANGGFTLFLLRLHVDMFAGLPGKLLLAFMGVLFVLAIISGTVLYLPFMRRLKFASVRRDKTTRLRWLDLHNLIGVVTLTWALVVGVTGVISACADLIIAAWRQDSLTALIEPYKDAPPLTSRAPASELLNIAARAAPGMQPDFIAFPGTRFSSEHHYAVFMKGSTHLTSHLLTPVLIDASTLQVTAIAERPWYMDAMGLSQPLHFGDYGGMPMKVLWALLDGLTIVVLISGIYLWIAKRRAGKA, from the coding sequence ATGAAAAGCACAACCATCCGACGCTGGTCCTTCGTCCACACCTGGACCAGCCTGATCTGCACGGTGTTCCTGCTGCTGCTCGCCCTCACCGGCCTGCCGCTGGTGTTTCACCATGAGATCGACCATCTGCTGGGCAACGAACCCCAGCTCCAGCAGATGCCGGCCGATACGCCGCGATTGAACCTGGAACAACTGGCGAACAAGGCCCTGGCCCATCGCCCCGCAGAGGCCCTGCAATACCTGGCCTGGGATGAAGACGACCCGAACGGTGTGATCGCGATTATGGCCGCCACCGCCGGCACGGAGCCGAACGCGTCCCACACCTTCATGCTCGATGCACGCACCGGCGAAGCGCTGGAGATGCCCTCGGCCAATGGCGGTTTCACCTTGTTTTTGCTGCGCCTGCATGTGGATATGTTCGCCGGTCTGCCGGGCAAGCTGCTGCTGGCGTTCATGGGCGTGCTGTTTGTGCTGGCGATCATTTCCGGCACGGTGCTGTACCTGCCGTTCATGCGTCGTCTGAAATTCGCCAGCGTGCGCCGGGACAAAACCACTCGCCTGCGCTGGCTCGACCTGCATAATCTGATCGGCGTAGTCACGTTGACCTGGGCGCTGGTGGTGGGCGTGACCGGCGTGATCAGCGCCTGCGCCGACCTGATCATCGCCGCCTGGCGCCAGGACAGCCTGACGGCCCTGATCGAACCGTACAAGGACGCGCCGCCGCTGACCTCACGCGCCCCGGCCAGCGAGTTGCTGAACATCGCCGCACGCGCCGCACCCGGCATGCAGCCGGACTTTATCGCCTTCCCCGGTACGCGCTTTTCCAGCGAGCATCACTACGCGGTGTTCATGAAAGGCAGCACCCACCTGACCTCGCACCTGCTCACCCCGGTGCTGATCGACGCCAGCACCCTGCAGGTCACGGCCATCGCCGAGCGGCCCTGGTACATGGACGCCATGGGCCTGTCCCAGCCGCTGCACTTTGGCGACTATGGCGGCATGCCGATGAAAGTCCTGTGGGCGCTGTTGGACGGGCTGACCATCGTCGTGCTGATCAGCGGGATCTACTTGTGGATCGCCAAGCGCAGGGCGGGCAAGGCATGA
- a CDS encoding sarcosine oxidase subunit gamma → MTAANVYQQRPTSGAKAESSLHHADLVSLVGKGRKNAGVTVREKKLLGHLTIRGDGHDAAFAAGVHKALGIELPGALQVIVKGETSLQWLGPDEWLLIVPSGEEFAAEQNLRAALADLHIQIVNVSGGQQILELSGPNVRDVLMKSTSYDVHPNNFPVGKAVGTVFAKSQLVIRHIAEDTWELVIRRSFSDYWWLWLQDASAEFGLSVVA, encoded by the coding sequence ATGACAGCAGCCAATGTTTACCAACAACGCCCCACCTCCGGCGCCAAGGCCGAGTCGTCGCTGCACCATGCCGACCTCGTCAGCCTGGTCGGCAAGGGTCGCAAGAACGCCGGCGTGACCGTGCGTGAAAAGAAACTGCTCGGCCATCTCACGATCCGTGGTGACGGCCATGACGCGGCCTTTGCCGCCGGCGTGCACAAGGCTCTGGGCATCGAATTGCCGGGCGCCCTGCAGGTGATCGTCAAAGGCGAAACCAGCCTGCAATGGCTCGGCCCGGATGAATGGTTGCTGATCGTGCCGAGCGGTGAAGAGTTCGCCGCCGAGCAGAACCTGCGTGCCGCTCTGGCTGATTTGCATATCCAGATCGTCAATGTCAGCGGCGGCCAGCAGATCCTTGAACTGAGCGGCCCGAACGTACGCGACGTGCTGATGAAGTCCACCAGCTACGACGTCCACCCCAACAACTTCCCGGTGGGCAAGGCGGTGGGCACGGTGTTCGCCAAGTCCCAACTGGTGATCCGCCATATCGCTGAAGACACCTGGGAACTGGTGATTCGTCGCAGTTTTTCGGATTACTGGTGGTTGTGGTTGCAGGATGCCTCGGCCGAGTTCGGTCTGAGCGTCGTCGCATGA
- the creB gene encoding two-component system response regulator CreB: MPHILIVEDEAAIADTLIFALQGEGFGTTWLSLGQAALEHQRKTPADLIILDIGLPDISGFETCKQLRRFSEVPVMFLSARDGEIDRVVGLEIGADDYVVKPFSPREVAARVKAILKRVGPGVAPALFQVDLERMQIAYRGQPLSLTRHEFRLLQSLLEQPERVFSREQLLDAVGVPADAGYERNIDSHIKSLRSKLRGVAAEAEPIQTHRGLGYSYSPSHG; encoded by the coding sequence ATGCCCCACATCCTGATTGTCGAAGACGAAGCCGCGATTGCCGACACGTTGATATTCGCCCTGCAAGGCGAGGGCTTCGGCACTACTTGGCTGAGCCTGGGCCAGGCGGCGCTGGAGCATCAACGCAAGACGCCGGCCGACCTGATCATTCTCGACATCGGTCTGCCGGATATCAGTGGCTTTGAGACCTGCAAGCAGTTGCGCCGTTTCAGCGAAGTGCCTGTCATGTTCCTCAGTGCCCGCGACGGCGAGATCGACCGCGTGGTGGGGCTGGAGATCGGCGCCGACGATTACGTGGTCAAGCCGTTCAGCCCAAGGGAAGTGGCGGCGCGGGTCAAGGCGATCCTCAAGCGCGTCGGCCCCGGCGTGGCGCCGGCGTTGTTCCAGGTGGACCTGGAGCGCATGCAGATCGCCTATCGCGGTCAGCCCTTGAGCCTGACGCGCCATGAATTTCGTCTGCTGCAGAGCCTGCTGGAACAACCTGAGCGGGTGTTCAGCCGCGAACAGCTGCTGGACGCCGTGGGCGTGCCCGCCGATGCCGGCTACGAGCGCAACATCGACAGCCATATCAAAAGCCTGCGCAGCAAACTGCGCGGCGTTGCCGCCGAAGCCGAACCGATCCAGACCCATCGCGGCCTCGGCTACAGCTACAGTCCGAGCCACGGCTGA